From Panicum hallii strain FIL2 chromosome 2, PHallii_v3.1, whole genome shotgun sequence, a single genomic window includes:
- the LOC112882802 gene encoding uncharacterized protein LOC112882802, which translates to MAAARAQVIRALLARCSAKCPRRSSSPSPSSSSAASFSSIRGTAPSPSAPSPLYRRLFPASQTQTRSLASEAARGGVGGREGEEEEEEEAREWAVEWEDSEDDGYDPEIGDGGDGGGVVLRDVKWGERALAAAQEVLAGHFGDDVEMFAFKVSPKGYVYVRLDKLTNMYGCPDIEEIESFNRLYKQKLDEIIERGEIPLDLAVEVSSPGAERLLKVPEDLDRFKDMAMRVQYLVEGDNNLVSKQNLLKDGIFLLESVDTRAEHCIWKLADVKENRAEAGKGRPLNRKQKDWRLQTSFPSVKKVTLYLDSN; encoded by the exons ATGGCGGCCGCCCGCGCCCAGGTGATCCGCGCGCTGCTCGCCAGGTGCTCGGCGAAATGCCCCCGCCGCTCCTCGTCCCCCTCCccatcttcctcctccgccgcctccttctccaGCATCCGGGGCACCgctccctctccctccgcccCCTCCCCGCTCTACCGCCGCCTCTTCCCAGCTTCGCAGACGCAGACGCGATCCCTGGCGAGCGaggccgcgcggggcggcgtcggcgggcgcgagggcgaggaggaggaggaggaggaggcgcgggaGTGGGCGGTGGAGTGGGAGGACAGCGAGGACGACGGGTACGACCCCGAG ATCGGCGAcggcggggacggcggcggggtcgtGCTGCGGGACGTCAAGTGGGGGGAGCGCGCCCTCGCCGCGGCCCAGGAGGTCCTCGCGGGCCACTTCGGGGATGACGTCGAAATGTTCGCCTTCAAGGTGTCGCCCAAGGGATACGTCTACGTGCGCCTTGACAAGCTCACCAACAT GTATGGGTGCCCTGATATTgaggaaatagagagcttcaatAGGCTCTACAAGCAGAAATTGGATGAGATCATTGAAAGAGGCGAAATACCTCTGGACCTGGCAGTTGAG GTCTCATCACCGGGTGCAGAGAGGCTTTTGAAGGTGCCTGAGGATTTGGATCGCTTCAAGGACATGGCTATGAGGGTGCAATACCTTGTTGAAGGTGATAACAACCTTGTCTCGAAGCAGAACCTACTGAAGGATGGCATCTTCTTGCTCGAGTCGGTTGACACTCGAGCTGAGCACTGCATCTGGAAGCTGGCAGATGTCAAGGAGAACAGAGCCGAAGCTGGGAAAGGAAGGCCATTGAACAGGAAGCAGAAAGACTGGAGGCTGCAAACTTCATTCCCATCGGTGAAGAAGGTGACCCTGTACTTGGACTCCAACTAG